Sequence from the Sphingomonas koreensis genome:
GCGCCTCTCCTGAATATTGCTATATGCTATAGCATTATCGGTGCATTGCAATGGCTATTTGGAATTTGCGCGGCGAAGCGATGGGAATGACAGGCACGGAACGTCGCGACAGGTTAAGCGCTGCGGTTCGTTAGGCTCGAAGCTTCGCCCGGTGCGGACCAGCCGCGCATCGCGAACAGGGCAATCGCGCCGATGATCGAGCCCAGCCCCATCAGGATCGCGACCGTCTGCAGCCCATGGCCCGCCGCAAACAGGAAGCCGGCCAGCGCCGGCGCCAGCGCCGATCCGCCGCGGCCGACGCCGATCACGAAGCCGGTGGCGGTCGCGCGCACGCTGGTCGGGAAGGACTGGGCGATCAGCGCGTAGAGGCCGACCACCCCCGCATTGGTCGCAAAGCCCGCGAGCGCGGCGACGGTCGAGAGCGCCGCAAGGCCGGTCTGCGCACGGCCGAACACGATGACCAGCGCGGTCGATAGCAACATAGCGACGATGGTGAGCGCAAGCAGCCGGATCCTGCCTGTAAGCAGCCCCAGAACCAATGACCCGGTCGCCCCGCCGATGCTCGCCCATACCAGCACGCCCGCGGCCTCGGGCGGCGGGAAGCCCATGTCGACCACGATCTTCGGGATCCATTTGAGGATGAAGTAGAAGGTCATGATGTGCGCGAGATAGGCGATCGTGAGCAGCACCGTTGCGCGCATCAGCCCCGGCGAGAAGAGATCGATCAGCGGCACCTTGCGCGCGCCCGTTTGCGGTTCGGGCAGCGCATCGACCGGCGGATGCCCCATTCGCGCGAGCGTCGCGTTGATCCGCGCAAGCGCGTCGGGCGGGCGCTTGTGCATCAGGAAGGCAACCGACTCGGGCGCCCGCCACAACACCAGCGGGATGAACAGCACCGAGCAGGCTGCGCCGAACACGAACACCGCCCGCCAGTCGTACATTGACAGGAGCACCGCCGAGATCGACCCGCCGACGATCGTGCCGACCGGATAGCCGGCCGCCATCAGCACCACCGCAAGCGACCGGTGCCTGGCATTCGCCGCCTCCGCCACCGCGGCGTTGGTCGCTGCGAGCATTCCGCCGATGCCGAGGCCTGTGAGCACTCGCCATGCCGACAGTACCTCGATGCCGTTCGCGCTCGCCGCGCCGAGCATCCCGATCGTCATCAGGCAGAGACATGACAGGATCGTCGCGCGCCGCCCGATCC
This genomic interval carries:
- a CDS encoding MFS transporter gives rise to the protein MATDPRTLIDREPMSRFQWGVVATMIGLNALDGFDVLSISFASPGIARDWGIDRAALGIVLSMELVGMAIGSLFLGGLADRIGRRATILSCLCLMTIGMLGAASANGIEVLSAWRVLTGLGIGGMLAATNAAVAEAANARHRSLAVVLMAAGYPVGTIVGGSISAVLLSMYDWRAVFVFGAACSVLFIPLVLWRAPESVAFLMHKRPPDALARINATLARMGHPPVDALPEPQTGARKVPLIDLFSPGLMRATVLLTIAYLAHIMTFYFILKWIPKIVVDMGFPPPEAAGVLVWASIGGATGSLVLGLLTGRIRLLALTIVAMLLSTALVIVFGRAQTGLAALSTVAALAGFATNAGVVGLYALIAQSFPTSVRATATGFVIGVGRGGSALAPALAGFLFAAGHGLQTVAILMGLGSIIGAIALFAMRGWSAPGEASSLTNRSA